Genomic segment of Alphaproteobacteria bacterium:
CTTGAATCATCCAAGCAACTTTCTTTTGGTTTTTACTCATGTTAGTCTGTTTCAACTTTCCCCGGACACTACTGCGCGAAGGCGGGGATCCAGAGAAACGTTGAGTAGAGAAATACTTGCAAGGACTAATGGCAAATATGGAAAAAAACTTACTTTGTTTCAAAGGATTTCTGGATCCCCGCCTTCGCGGGGATGACACAATGAAAGGAGAGTTTTGTTATTCCTTTAACTGTCCACCTTTAGCCCCTTTAGGGAGGTAGAAGCCTATGATTGTTGTCTTTGGTTCTCTTAATATGGATATGGTTATGCAGCTCGAAAAACTCCCGCGTCCAGGAGACACGGTGCTTTGTCCAAGTTATCAATTAATTCCAGGAGGTAAAGGAGGCAACCAAGCGGTTGCTGCTGCAAAGGCGGGGGCGCAAGTTAAACTGTTCAGTAAAATAGGTAATGATGAATTTGGACGGTTGATTTTAGAGTCTTTAAAGACGACTGGCATTGAGTTGATGGGGGTTGGGCAAAGTTCAAGTTTACCAACAGGGTGCGCAACTGTTTCTGTGGATGCCCATGGGGAAAACCAAATTACCGTTGCTACGGGCGCGAATTTAGAAAATCAAGAGTCGGAGATTCCGAATTTTCTGTTGGCCAAGGGGAATACCCTTTTGCTTCAAATGGAAACCTCTATTGAGGAAAATTGGAAACTCATCCGGCGCGCTAAAAAATATGGGACGCGGATTATTTTGAATCTAGCTCCTGCTCATTCGATCCCTCATGACATTCTTGATTCCTTGGACGTTTTGGTTATGAATCAAAGTGAAGCCGCTTATTTAGGGCTTCATTTAGGGTTTGATGTGATCTCGCCGACCATTGTTGCTAAGCGTGTGGCCGCCAATTATGATCTTATATGTATTGTAACCCTTGGAAAAGAAGGGGCTGTTGCGTGTACGCCTGAAGGTACATGGGAAGTAGGAGCCTTGCAAGTTGACGCGGTTGATACAACTGCGGCAGGGGACGCTTTTGTGGGCGTTCTTGCCGCAAACTTGGATGAGGGAACCGAGTTGCAACTTGCCCTTAAAAAAGCCGTCGTTGCCGGAGGACTTGCGTGTTTGACTAAAGGCGCTCAAGTGAGTCTTCCTTCTCAAAAGGACATTGAAGATAATCTCAAAAATATCTCCGTTCCTCGTCGTAGTGCCTAAATAAAATCAAAAAACGGAAGGGTCTTTTGCCAATGCTATGGAGCGAGCCTCCCCCCTATTATCCAGATTTAGAAAATCTTCTGTCCCAAGATGAGAGGGTGTTGATCAAAGCTCTATTGAGAGATTTAAAAGGTCTAAAGACCTCTACGTCTTCTATTGCTCACCAAGCCAAAACGTGGATTAAAGCTGTGCGCGCCCTTCCTATGGGGACTTTTAATATTCAACGGTTTATGCAAGCCTTCCCTTTAAGTGAGCCAGAGGGGCGTTCCTTAATGGCTCTCGCAGAAGCTTTCTTGCGCATTCCTGACTCTTATACCGCTGGTCTTCTTTTGGGAGATAAATTGTCTCAGTTTGATTGGCGTAAGGGAGGGCTCAAGGAAGATGCCGTGCTCAAAATTTCTCGATGGGGGCTTCAAACCGTTAGTGCCTTGCAAGACTCAGCCTTGGGGCCCGTAGTACAGCCTGTAAATTTAGCCATTTTTCGCGCTTTTATGCACATTTTAGGGCGTGAATTCATCGTGGGGCGAACCATTGAAGCCGCATCAAAACGCCGCCTTAAAACGCCACAAGACCGTTTTTCCTTTGATATGTTGGGAGAGGGGGCTCGCACGCCGTCTATGGCCAAGGCTTATAAACAATCCTATGCCCATGCTATTGAGGTTCTAGCGCGTCAAAAGGGAACGGGAAATTCACCTTATGAGAGGGACAGTATTTCCGTAAAGCTCTCCGCCCTTCATCCTCATTACGCCCTTTCCCATTACGATGAGGTCATGAAGGAGCTTCTCCCGGATTTGATTGAGTTGTGCAAGTGCGCACAAACAGCTGGAGTTGCGTTGACCATTGATGCGGAGGAAGCGGCTCGTCTTGAGCTATCTCTTGATTTGATTAAAGCTGTTTCTGAGACAAAAGAGCTGGGTCATTGGGATGGATTTGGCCTTGCGGTTCAAGCTTATCAAACCCGCGCACCCGCGGTGATTGAGTGGGTGCAAGAATTAGCTGAGACAACAAAAAAACCCCTTATGGTGCGTCTTGTGAAAGGAGCCTATTGGGATACGGAAATTAAAATTGCTCAGGTTGGAGGCTATCCTAATTATCCCGTTTTTACAAGAAAAGCCGCAACGGATCTTTCTTACCTTGCCTGTGCCCAGCAACTCCTAAAAGCCAAAGGCGTCCTTTATCCTCAATTTGCAACCCATAATGCCTATACGGTGGCAGCGGTCCTTGAGATGGCAGGGAATCGAACGGACATTGAATTTCAACGTTTGCAGGGGATGGGGGAAGAGCTACATACGGTTGTTCGTCATACTCAGCCCATCGCCGTCAGGGTGTATGCCCCCGTGGGAGATGATCGAGATCTACTCCCCTACCTGGTGCGTCGTCTTTTAGAGAATGGAGCAAATTCCTCTTTCGTCCATAAGATTTATGATTCAAAGGTGCCTCCAGAGAAGATCGCTGAGGATCCCCTGACGTTCTTTGAAACCCATGCTCCTGGCAAGCATCCCATGATTCCCCTTCCCAAAGATATCTATGGCCCTCACCGAGAAAACTCTCGAGGGTATGATCTGAATGACAGAAAAACCTTGCAAACTTTAAAAGCTGAGATTGAGAAAGCCAAAGGAGAGTATGGTACTCATAAGGAAAATACACTCAAAGATCTTGATAAGGCCTTGAACCAAGCCACAATTCATCAGATGGAGTGGGATGAAGTGCCAGCTTCTCAGCGAGCAGAAATTTTAAAGAGAACAGCGAATATCCTTGAAGAGAGGCGGGGACTTTTCTTGGGCCTTTTGATTGAAGAAGCGGGGAAAACGCTCCCTGATGCGGTGGCTGAGCTGCGGGAAGCGATGGATTTTTGCCGCTACTATGCTATCGAAGCCTTGAAACATTTTGAGGTGCCCCAAACTCTTCCAGGCCCCGCGGGAGAGCTTAATCAGCTCGTTCTTAGAGGACGGGGTGTATTTTCCTGCATCAGTCCCTGGAACTTTCCCTTGGCTATTTTTATGGGGCAAGTGACGGCGGCTCTTGTGGCAGGCAATGGGGTGATTGCAAAACCAGCAACAGCAACCCCCTTGATTGCTTGGCATGCCGTAAGAGCTCTCCATGAGGCGGGCGTGCCAAAGGAAATTCTGCATTTGCTTCATGGCTCTAGTAAAATTTTTGGAACACCTTTGATTGAAGATCAGCGTATCAGTGGTGTGGTATTTACCGGCTCCACATCTACAGCTCAAAGCATTCAGAAAATTCTCGCAGAAAGGGAAGGGCCCATTGTGCCGTTCATAGCAGAGACGGGCGGTCTTAATGCTATGATTGTGGACTCCTCGGCCTTGATTGAACAAGTGGTGGATGATGTGATTGTGTCTGCTTTTCAAAGTGCGGGGCAACGGTGCTCTGCTTTGAGAATTCTCTACCTTCAAGACGATATTTACGATCAAACCCTTTCTATGCTGCGGGAGGCGATGGAGAACCTGAGAGTGGGCGATCCTGCACTGCTTTCAACGGATGTAGGGCCCGTGATCAATGAGGAAGCGCGAGAGGAGATAGAGGCTTATGTAAAGCGTCATAAACCTTTAGCGCGCACGCCTCTTCCAAATTTGAAGGGGGGCTTTGTCGCCCCCTCTATTATTGAGATTAAAGGCATTGAGGCTCTTTCAAAGGAAGTTTTTGGCCCCATCCTTCATGTGGCCCGCTTTAAGGCCAGAGACCTTGTTGCGGTCATCACTGCCATCAATCACAAAGGGTATGGCTTGACCATGGGTCTTGAGAGCCGCATTGAAAGCACTATTGAGAAAGTGCGCACCAAAGCCAGTGTGGGGAACCTTTATGTGAATCGCACCATGATTGGCGCTGTGGTAGGTGTTCAACCTTTCGGTGGGGAAGGTCTTTCTGGCACGGGCCCCAAGGCCGGCGGTCCCTATTATCTGCCACGCTTTGCTGTAGAGCGGAGCTTCAGTTATAACACCATGGCCAGTGGCGGCAATGTGGCGCTGTTTAATTTAGAGGAAAACTAGAAAATCTTTACTTTCGATTATGTTTCTCCTTCCGCGTACGTTTTTACAAATAATAATCTTTTATATTAATCCCATTTTCTTTCATTCTTTCGAGTTGTTCTTTAGAAATAAGGTAAGGTTTTAGGTGCCGTTTAGTACTTTTCGAGAAAAGATCATCATTTTCCTTCATTATTTTAATGAACTCTTTTGACTTGTCTGATGTTTTTCCTGCTGAAAGTGTGAGTTCATTATAAAGGTACGCAGGGTGGCTTGAAAAAACAAACCAATCGAAATCGAGTATCTTTGGGGCAGCTGGCTCTTTTATCAGGTATATCTTATTATCCTTATGGTAGGCCCTTGCGTAATTCACTGGTTGCAAACCAGTATTCTGTAATCTTTTGTCGCTGATGCGTATGTTCCTTCTCGACAATGCATATTCCAT
This window contains:
- a CDS encoding L-glutamate gamma-semialdehyde dehydrogenase, which produces MLWSEPPPYYPDLENLLSQDERVLIKALLRDLKGLKTSTSSIAHQAKTWIKAVRALPMGTFNIQRFMQAFPLSEPEGRSLMALAEAFLRIPDSYTAGLLLGDKLSQFDWRKGGLKEDAVLKISRWGLQTVSALQDSALGPVVQPVNLAIFRAFMHILGREFIVGRTIEAASKRRLKTPQDRFSFDMLGEGARTPSMAKAYKQSYAHAIEVLARQKGTGNSPYERDSISVKLSALHPHYALSHYDEVMKELLPDLIELCKCAQTAGVALTIDAEEAARLELSLDLIKAVSETKELGHWDGFGLAVQAYQTRAPAVIEWVQELAETTKKPLMVRLVKGAYWDTEIKIAQVGGYPNYPVFTRKAATDLSYLACAQQLLKAKGVLYPQFATHNAYTVAAVLEMAGNRTDIEFQRLQGMGEELHTVVRHTQPIAVRVYAPVGDDRDLLPYLVRRLLENGANSSFVHKIYDSKVPPEKIAEDPLTFFETHAPGKHPMIPLPKDIYGPHRENSRGYDLNDRKTLQTLKAEIEKAKGEYGTHKENTLKDLDKALNQATIHQMEWDEVPASQRAEILKRTANILEERRGLFLGLLIEEAGKTLPDAVAELREAMDFCRYYAIEALKHFEVPQTLPGPAGELNQLVLRGRGVFSCISPWNFPLAIFMGQVTAALVAGNGVIAKPATATPLIAWHAVRALHEAGVPKEILHLLHGSSKIFGTPLIEDQRISGVVFTGSTSTAQSIQKILAEREGPIVPFIAETGGLNAMIVDSSALIEQVVDDVIVSAFQSAGQRCSALRILYLQDDIYDQTLSMLREAMENLRVGDPALLSTDVGPVINEEAREEIEAYVKRHKPLARTPLPNLKGGFVAPSIIEIKGIEALSKEVFGPILHVARFKARDLVAVITAINHKGYGLTMGLESRIESTIEKVRTKASVGNLYVNRTMIGAVVGVQPFGGEGLSGTGPKAGGPYYLPRFAVERSFSYNTMASGGNVALFNLEEN